In Sphaeramia orbicularis chromosome 14, fSphaOr1.1, whole genome shotgun sequence, the following are encoded in one genomic region:
- the picalma gene encoding phosphatidylinositol binding clathrin assembly protein a isoform X10: MSGQSITDRITAAQHSVTGSAISKTVCKATTHEVMGPKKKHLDYLIQCTNEMNVNIPQLADTLFERTTNTSWVVVFKSLTTTHHLMVYGNERFIQYLASRNTLFNLSNFLDKSGLQGYDMSTFIRRYSRYLNEKAVSYRQVAFDFTKVKRGSDGVMRTMNTEKLLKTIPIIQNQMDVLLDFNVNANELTNGVINAAFMLLFKDAIRLFAAYNEGIINLLEKYFDMKKVQCKEGLDIYKKFLTRMTRISEFLKVAEQVGIDRGDIPDLSQFTVCAPSSLLDALEQHLASLEGKKVKDSTAASRASTLSNAVSSLANTGISFTKVDEREKQAALEEEQARLKALKEQRLKELQKNPAMATTDSSPVSTVGGTINSNPAIDLFSTPSSNNGTSKAANDLLDLQPAFQQPLPLSTANTWGDSFCGPNPYTTTPLFQSEPPAVAGLFRGFTASPTPQQPQNSRGLNVDFDSVFGNNTNANNLDSTDILGGILKPTVASSPNQGLTPNGQQPNKLVSNDLDSSLANLVGNLGIGNGTAKNDLHWSQPGEKKLTGGTNWQPKTAPSTTWNPATMNSMNFPQYAPSVMAFPATTPTGMMAYAMPPHMGSMMMSTQPTMMYTQPVMRPANPFGPAPGAQMQFM; this comes from the exons ACTTGATTCAGTGCACAAATGAGATGAATGTGAACATCCCTCAGCTGGCTGACACACTGTTTGAGAGGACCACCAACACCAGCTGGGTGGTTGTCTTCAAGTCCCTCACCACCACACACCACCTGATGGTCTATGGCAATGAG AGATTTATACAATATCTGGCTTCAAGGAACACACTATTCAACCTCAGCAATTTTTTGGACAAAAGTGGCCTACAAG GCTATGATATGTCAACGTTCATCAGGCGGTATAGCCGTTACCTGAATGAGAAGGCTGTGTCCTACAGACAAGTTGCTTTTGACTTCACTAAAGTGAAAAGAGG GTCTGATGGTGTGATGAGGACCATGAACACAGAGAAGCTCCTCAAGACCATCCCTATTATCCAAAATCAGATGGATGTGCTACTTGATTTCAAT GTCAATGCCAATGAACTAACAAACGGTGTGATCAACGCAGCCTTCATGCTTCTGTTCAAAGATGCGATCCGACTGTTTGCAGCCTACAATGAGGGCATAATCAACCTGCTGG AAAAATACTTTGACATGAAGAAAGTCCAGTGCAAAGAAGGTCTTGACATCTATAAGAAATTCCTCACACGGATGACAAGAATCTCAGAGTTTCTCAAAGTTGCAGAG CAAGTGGGAATTGATCGAGGAGACATCCCAGATCTGTCTCAG TTTACGGTGTGT GCCCCCAGCAGCCTGCTGGATGCCCTGGAGCAGCACTTGGCCTCTTTAGAAGGAAAGAAAGTGAAAGACTCGACAGCAGCCAGCAG GGCCAGCACCCTCTCCAACGCTGTCTCCTCTCTGGCCAACACCGGCATATCCTTCACCAAAGTGGACGAGAGGGAAAAACAGGCAGCCCTGGAGGAAGAGCAGGCTCGCCTAAAAGCTCTAAAA GAGCAGCGTCTGAAAGAACTCCAGAAGAATCCTGCCATGGCGACCACAGACTCCTCCCCTGTCTCTACGGTGGGTGGGACCATCAACTCAAATCCTGCCATCGACCTCTTCTCCACCCCTAGCTCCAATAACGG CACCTCCAAGGCAGCCAATGACCTGCTGGACCTGCAGCCAGCCTTCCAGCAGCCACTGCCTCTCTCCACAGCCAACACATGGGGAG ACTCCTTCTGTGGGCCAAACCCTTACACCACCACTCCTCTCTTCCAATCTGAGCCCCCTGCTGTAGCTGGTCTATTCAGAG GGTTTACAGCCTCCCCAACGCCCCAGCAGCCACAGAACTCTCGAGGCCTTAATGTCGACTTTGACTCTGTATTTGGCAACAACACCAACGCCAACAACCTGGATTCTACAG acattttaggtggCATCCTGAAACCTACAGTGGCATCTTCACCCAATCAGGGCTTGACCCCCAACGGCCAGCAGCCCAACAAGCTGGTGTCCAATGACCTGGACTCCTCACTGGCCAATCTTGTAGGCA ATCTGGGAATTGGCAACGGCACAGCAAAGAA TGATCTTCACTGGAGTCAGCCCGGTGAGAAGAAGCTCACGGGTGGCACCAACTGGCAACCCAAAACGGCTCCTTCCACCACTTGGAACCCGGCAACCATG AACAGCATGAATTTCCCACAATAC GCACCATCTGTCATGGCCTTCCCTGCAACCACACCGACAGGCATGATGGCATATGCGATG CCCCCACATATGGGCTCTATGATGATGTCGACACAGCCCACTATGATGTACACCCAGCCTGTGATGAGGCCGGCCAACCCCTTTGGTCCCGCCCCCGGTGCACAG
- the picalma gene encoding phosphatidylinositol binding clathrin assembly protein a isoform X9: protein MSGQSITDRITAAQHSVTGSAISKTVCKATTHEVMGPKKKHLDYLIQCTNEMNVNIPQLADTLFERTTNTSWVVVFKSLTTTHHLMVYGNERFIQYLASRNTLFNLSNFLDKSGLQGYDMSTFIRRYSRYLNEKAVSYRQVAFDFTKVKRGSDGVMRTMNTEKLLKTIPIIQNQMDVLLDFNVNANELTNGVINAAFMLLFKDAIRLFAAYNEGIINLLEKYFDMKKVQCKEGLDIYKKFLTRMTRISEFLKVAEQVGIDRGDIPDLSQFTVCAPSSLLDALEQHLASLEGKKVKDSTAASRASTLSNAVSSLANTGISFTKVDEREKQAALEEEQARLKALKEQRLKELQKNPAMATTDSSPVSTVGGTINSNPAIDLFSTPSSNNGTSKAANDLLDLQPAFQQPLPLSTANTWGDHYNPFFDSSSSLASDLDTTEHFITDSFCGPNPYTTTPLFQSEPPAVAGLFRGFTASPTPQQPQNSRGLNVDFDSVFGNNTNANNLDSTDILGGILKPTVASSPNQGLTPNGQQPNKLVSNDLDSSLANLVGNLGIGNGTAKNDLHWSQPGEKKLTGGTNWQPKTAPSTTWNPATMNSMNFPQYAPSVMAFPATTPTGMMAYAMPPHMGSMMMSTQPTMMYTQPVMRPANPFGPAPGAQMQFM from the exons ACTTGATTCAGTGCACAAATGAGATGAATGTGAACATCCCTCAGCTGGCTGACACACTGTTTGAGAGGACCACCAACACCAGCTGGGTGGTTGTCTTCAAGTCCCTCACCACCACACACCACCTGATGGTCTATGGCAATGAG AGATTTATACAATATCTGGCTTCAAGGAACACACTATTCAACCTCAGCAATTTTTTGGACAAAAGTGGCCTACAAG GCTATGATATGTCAACGTTCATCAGGCGGTATAGCCGTTACCTGAATGAGAAGGCTGTGTCCTACAGACAAGTTGCTTTTGACTTCACTAAAGTGAAAAGAGG GTCTGATGGTGTGATGAGGACCATGAACACAGAGAAGCTCCTCAAGACCATCCCTATTATCCAAAATCAGATGGATGTGCTACTTGATTTCAAT GTCAATGCCAATGAACTAACAAACGGTGTGATCAACGCAGCCTTCATGCTTCTGTTCAAAGATGCGATCCGACTGTTTGCAGCCTACAATGAGGGCATAATCAACCTGCTGG AAAAATACTTTGACATGAAGAAAGTCCAGTGCAAAGAAGGTCTTGACATCTATAAGAAATTCCTCACACGGATGACAAGAATCTCAGAGTTTCTCAAAGTTGCAGAG CAAGTGGGAATTGATCGAGGAGACATCCCAGATCTGTCTCAG TTTACGGTGTGT GCCCCCAGCAGCCTGCTGGATGCCCTGGAGCAGCACTTGGCCTCTTTAGAAGGAAAGAAAGTGAAAGACTCGACAGCAGCCAGCAG GGCCAGCACCCTCTCCAACGCTGTCTCCTCTCTGGCCAACACCGGCATATCCTTCACCAAAGTGGACGAGAGGGAAAAACAGGCAGCCCTGGAGGAAGAGCAGGCTCGCCTAAAAGCTCTAAAA GAGCAGCGTCTGAAAGAACTCCAGAAGAATCCTGCCATGGCGACCACAGACTCCTCCCCTGTCTCTACGGTGGGTGGGACCATCAACTCAAATCCTGCCATCGACCTCTTCTCCACCCCTAGCTCCAATAACGG CACCTCCAAGGCAGCCAATGACCTGCTGGACCTGCAGCCAGCCTTCCAGCAGCCACTGCCTCTCTCCACAGCCAACACATGGGGAG ATCATTACAATCCCTTTTTTGATTCAAGCTCTTCCCTGGCATCTGATCTTGATACCACCGAGCATTTTATCACAG ACTCCTTCTGTGGGCCAAACCCTTACACCACCACTCCTCTCTTCCAATCTGAGCCCCCTGCTGTAGCTGGTCTATTCAGAG GGTTTACAGCCTCCCCAACGCCCCAGCAGCCACAGAACTCTCGAGGCCTTAATGTCGACTTTGACTCTGTATTTGGCAACAACACCAACGCCAACAACCTGGATTCTACAG acattttaggtggCATCCTGAAACCTACAGTGGCATCTTCACCCAATCAGGGCTTGACCCCCAACGGCCAGCAGCCCAACAAGCTGGTGTCCAATGACCTGGACTCCTCACTGGCCAATCTTGTAGGCA ATCTGGGAATTGGCAACGGCACAGCAAAGAA TGATCTTCACTGGAGTCAGCCCGGTGAGAAGAAGCTCACGGGTGGCACCAACTGGCAACCCAAAACGGCTCCTTCCACCACTTGGAACCCGGCAACCATG AACAGCATGAATTTCCCACAATAC GCACCATCTGTCATGGCCTTCCCTGCAACCACACCGACAGGCATGATGGCATATGCGATG CCCCCACATATGGGCTCTATGATGATGTCGACACAGCCCACTATGATGTACACCCAGCCTGTGATGAGGCCGGCCAACCCCTTTGGTCCCGCCCCCGGTGCACAG
- the picalma gene encoding phosphatidylinositol binding clathrin assembly protein a isoform X23, which produces MSGQSITDRITAAQHSVTGSAISKTVCKATTHEVMGPKKKHLDYLIQCTNEMNVNIPQLADTLFERTTNTSWVVVFKSLTTTHHLMVYGNERFIQYLASRNTLFNLSNFLDKSGLQGYDMSTFIRRYSRYLNEKAVSYRQVAFDFTKVKRGSDGVMRTMNTEKLLKTIPIIQNQMDVLLDFNVNANELTNGVINAAFMLLFKDAIRLFAAYNEGIINLLEKYFDMKKVQCKEGLDIYKKFLTRMTRISEFLKVAEQVGIDRGDIPDLSQAPSSLLDALEQHLASLEGKKVKDSTAASRASTLSNAVSSLANTGISFTKVDEREKQAALEEEQARLKALKEQRLKELQKNPAMATTDSSPVSTVGGTINSNPAIDLFSTPSSNNGTSKAANDLLDLQPAFQQPLPLSTANTWGDPFTSAAEAAEDSIPNSNPFLTLPVVDAVHLSTASSDTGSLSSRTPSHEVFDHYNPFFDSSSSLASDLDTTEHFITDSFCGPNPYTTTPLFQSEPPAVAGLFRGFTASPTPQQPQNSRGLNVDFDSVFGNNTNANNLDSTDILGGILKPTVASSPNQGLTPNGQQPNKLVSNDLDSSLANLVGNLGIGNGTAKNDLHWSQPGEKKLTGGTNWQPKTAPSTTWNPATMAPSVMAFPATTPTGMMAYAMPPHMGSMMMSTQPTMMYTQPVMRPANPFGPAPGAQMQFM; this is translated from the exons ACTTGATTCAGTGCACAAATGAGATGAATGTGAACATCCCTCAGCTGGCTGACACACTGTTTGAGAGGACCACCAACACCAGCTGGGTGGTTGTCTTCAAGTCCCTCACCACCACACACCACCTGATGGTCTATGGCAATGAG AGATTTATACAATATCTGGCTTCAAGGAACACACTATTCAACCTCAGCAATTTTTTGGACAAAAGTGGCCTACAAG GCTATGATATGTCAACGTTCATCAGGCGGTATAGCCGTTACCTGAATGAGAAGGCTGTGTCCTACAGACAAGTTGCTTTTGACTTCACTAAAGTGAAAAGAGG GTCTGATGGTGTGATGAGGACCATGAACACAGAGAAGCTCCTCAAGACCATCCCTATTATCCAAAATCAGATGGATGTGCTACTTGATTTCAAT GTCAATGCCAATGAACTAACAAACGGTGTGATCAACGCAGCCTTCATGCTTCTGTTCAAAGATGCGATCCGACTGTTTGCAGCCTACAATGAGGGCATAATCAACCTGCTGG AAAAATACTTTGACATGAAGAAAGTCCAGTGCAAAGAAGGTCTTGACATCTATAAGAAATTCCTCACACGGATGACAAGAATCTCAGAGTTTCTCAAAGTTGCAGAG CAAGTGGGAATTGATCGAGGAGACATCCCAGATCTGTCTCAG GCCCCCAGCAGCCTGCTGGATGCCCTGGAGCAGCACTTGGCCTCTTTAGAAGGAAAGAAAGTGAAAGACTCGACAGCAGCCAGCAG GGCCAGCACCCTCTCCAACGCTGTCTCCTCTCTGGCCAACACCGGCATATCCTTCACCAAAGTGGACGAGAGGGAAAAACAGGCAGCCCTGGAGGAAGAGCAGGCTCGCCTAAAAGCTCTAAAA GAGCAGCGTCTGAAAGAACTCCAGAAGAATCCTGCCATGGCGACCACAGACTCCTCCCCTGTCTCTACGGTGGGTGGGACCATCAACTCAAATCCTGCCATCGACCTCTTCTCCACCCCTAGCTCCAATAACGG CACCTCCAAGGCAGCCAATGACCTGCTGGACCTGCAGCCAGCCTTCCAGCAGCCACTGCCTCTCTCCACAGCCAACACATGGGGAG ATCCTTTCACCTCTGCTGCAGAAGCTGCCGAGGACTCCATTCCAAACTCAAACCCTTTCCTCACACTACCTGTTGTCGACGCCGTCCACCTGTCCACGGCATCCTCTGACACTGGCAGTCTGTCCTCTAGGACACCTAGCCATGAAGTGTTCG ATCATTACAATCCCTTTTTTGATTCAAGCTCTTCCCTGGCATCTGATCTTGATACCACCGAGCATTTTATCACAG ACTCCTTCTGTGGGCCAAACCCTTACACCACCACTCCTCTCTTCCAATCTGAGCCCCCTGCTGTAGCTGGTCTATTCAGAG GGTTTACAGCCTCCCCAACGCCCCAGCAGCCACAGAACTCTCGAGGCCTTAATGTCGACTTTGACTCTGTATTTGGCAACAACACCAACGCCAACAACCTGGATTCTACAG acattttaggtggCATCCTGAAACCTACAGTGGCATCTTCACCCAATCAGGGCTTGACCCCCAACGGCCAGCAGCCCAACAAGCTGGTGTCCAATGACCTGGACTCCTCACTGGCCAATCTTGTAGGCA ATCTGGGAATTGGCAACGGCACAGCAAAGAA TGATCTTCACTGGAGTCAGCCCGGTGAGAAGAAGCTCACGGGTGGCACCAACTGGCAACCCAAAACGGCTCCTTCCACCACTTGGAACCCGGCAACCATG GCACCATCTGTCATGGCCTTCCCTGCAACCACACCGACAGGCATGATGGCATATGCGATG CCCCCACATATGGGCTCTATGATGATGTCGACACAGCCCACTATGATGTACACCCAGCCTGTGATGAGGCCGGCCAACCCCTTTGGTCCCGCCCCCGGTGCACAG
- the picalma gene encoding phosphatidylinositol binding clathrin assembly protein a isoform X13, giving the protein MSGQSITDRITAAQHSVTGSAISKTVCKATTHEVMGPKKKHLDYLIQCTNEMNVNIPQLADTLFERTTNTSWVVVFKSLTTTHHLMVYGNERFIQYLASRNTLFNLSNFLDKSGLQGYDMSTFIRRYSRYLNEKAVSYRQVAFDFTKVKRGSDGVMRTMNTEKLLKTIPIIQNQMDVLLDFNVNANELTNGVINAAFMLLFKDAIRLFAAYNEGIINLLEKYFDMKKVQCKEGLDIYKKFLTRMTRISEFLKVAEQVGIDRGDIPDLSQFTVCAPSSLLDALEQHLASLEGKKVKDSTAASRASTLSNAVSSLANTGISFTKVDEREKQAALEEEQARLKALKEQRLKELQKNPAMATTDSSPVSTVGGTINSNPAIDLFSTPSSNNGTSKAANDLLDLQPAFQQPLPLSTANTWGGFTASPTPQQPQNSRGLNVDFDSVFGNNTNANNLDSTDILGGILKPTVASSPNQGLTPNGQQPNKLVSNDLDSSLANLVGNLGIGNGTAKNDLHWSQPGEKKLTGGTNWQPKTAPSTTWNPATMNSMNFPQYAPSVMAFPATTPTGMMAYAMPPHMGSMMMSTQPTMMYTQPVMRPANPFGPAPGAQMQFM; this is encoded by the exons ACTTGATTCAGTGCACAAATGAGATGAATGTGAACATCCCTCAGCTGGCTGACACACTGTTTGAGAGGACCACCAACACCAGCTGGGTGGTTGTCTTCAAGTCCCTCACCACCACACACCACCTGATGGTCTATGGCAATGAG AGATTTATACAATATCTGGCTTCAAGGAACACACTATTCAACCTCAGCAATTTTTTGGACAAAAGTGGCCTACAAG GCTATGATATGTCAACGTTCATCAGGCGGTATAGCCGTTACCTGAATGAGAAGGCTGTGTCCTACAGACAAGTTGCTTTTGACTTCACTAAAGTGAAAAGAGG GTCTGATGGTGTGATGAGGACCATGAACACAGAGAAGCTCCTCAAGACCATCCCTATTATCCAAAATCAGATGGATGTGCTACTTGATTTCAAT GTCAATGCCAATGAACTAACAAACGGTGTGATCAACGCAGCCTTCATGCTTCTGTTCAAAGATGCGATCCGACTGTTTGCAGCCTACAATGAGGGCATAATCAACCTGCTGG AAAAATACTTTGACATGAAGAAAGTCCAGTGCAAAGAAGGTCTTGACATCTATAAGAAATTCCTCACACGGATGACAAGAATCTCAGAGTTTCTCAAAGTTGCAGAG CAAGTGGGAATTGATCGAGGAGACATCCCAGATCTGTCTCAG TTTACGGTGTGT GCCCCCAGCAGCCTGCTGGATGCCCTGGAGCAGCACTTGGCCTCTTTAGAAGGAAAGAAAGTGAAAGACTCGACAGCAGCCAGCAG GGCCAGCACCCTCTCCAACGCTGTCTCCTCTCTGGCCAACACCGGCATATCCTTCACCAAAGTGGACGAGAGGGAAAAACAGGCAGCCCTGGAGGAAGAGCAGGCTCGCCTAAAAGCTCTAAAA GAGCAGCGTCTGAAAGAACTCCAGAAGAATCCTGCCATGGCGACCACAGACTCCTCCCCTGTCTCTACGGTGGGTGGGACCATCAACTCAAATCCTGCCATCGACCTCTTCTCCACCCCTAGCTCCAATAACGG CACCTCCAAGGCAGCCAATGACCTGCTGGACCTGCAGCCAGCCTTCCAGCAGCCACTGCCTCTCTCCACAGCCAACACATGGGGAG GGTTTACAGCCTCCCCAACGCCCCAGCAGCCACAGAACTCTCGAGGCCTTAATGTCGACTTTGACTCTGTATTTGGCAACAACACCAACGCCAACAACCTGGATTCTACAG acattttaggtggCATCCTGAAACCTACAGTGGCATCTTCACCCAATCAGGGCTTGACCCCCAACGGCCAGCAGCCCAACAAGCTGGTGTCCAATGACCTGGACTCCTCACTGGCCAATCTTGTAGGCA ATCTGGGAATTGGCAACGGCACAGCAAAGAA TGATCTTCACTGGAGTCAGCCCGGTGAGAAGAAGCTCACGGGTGGCACCAACTGGCAACCCAAAACGGCTCCTTCCACCACTTGGAACCCGGCAACCATG AACAGCATGAATTTCCCACAATAC GCACCATCTGTCATGGCCTTCCCTGCAACCACACCGACAGGCATGATGGCATATGCGATG CCCCCACATATGGGCTCTATGATGATGTCGACACAGCCCACTATGATGTACACCCAGCCTGTGATGAGGCCGGCCAACCCCTTTGGTCCCGCCCCCGGTGCACAG
- the picalma gene encoding phosphatidylinositol binding clathrin assembly protein a isoform X24 has translation MSGQSITDRITAAQHSVTGSAISKTVCKATTHEVMGPKKKHLDYLIQCTNEMNVNIPQLADTLFERTTNTSWVVVFKSLTTTHHLMVYGNERFIQYLASRNTLFNLSNFLDKSGLQGYDMSTFIRRYSRYLNEKAVSYRQVAFDFTKVKRGSDGVMRTMNTEKLLKTIPIIQNQMDVLLDFNVNANELTNGVINAAFMLLFKDAIRLFAAYNEGIINLLEKYFDMKKVQCKEGLDIYKKFLTRMTRISEFLKVAEQVGIDRGDIPDLSQAPSSLLDALEQHLASLEGKKVKDSTAASRASTLSNAVSSLANTGISFTKVDEREKQAALEEEQARLKALKEQRLKELQKNPAMATTDSSPVSTVGGTINSNPAIDLFSTPSSNNGTSKAANDLLDLQPAFQQPLPLSTANTWGDSFCGPNPYTTTPLFQSEPPAVAGLFRGFTASPTPQQPQNSRGLNVDFDSVFGNNTNANNLDSTVASSPNQGLTPNGQQPNKLVSNDLDSSLANLVGNLGIGNGTAKNDLHWSQPGEKKLTGGTNWQPKTAPSTTWNPATMAPSVMAFPATTPTGMMAYAMPPHMGSMMMSTQPTMMYTQPVMRPANPFGPAPGAQMQFM, from the exons ACTTGATTCAGTGCACAAATGAGATGAATGTGAACATCCCTCAGCTGGCTGACACACTGTTTGAGAGGACCACCAACACCAGCTGGGTGGTTGTCTTCAAGTCCCTCACCACCACACACCACCTGATGGTCTATGGCAATGAG AGATTTATACAATATCTGGCTTCAAGGAACACACTATTCAACCTCAGCAATTTTTTGGACAAAAGTGGCCTACAAG GCTATGATATGTCAACGTTCATCAGGCGGTATAGCCGTTACCTGAATGAGAAGGCTGTGTCCTACAGACAAGTTGCTTTTGACTTCACTAAAGTGAAAAGAGG GTCTGATGGTGTGATGAGGACCATGAACACAGAGAAGCTCCTCAAGACCATCCCTATTATCCAAAATCAGATGGATGTGCTACTTGATTTCAAT GTCAATGCCAATGAACTAACAAACGGTGTGATCAACGCAGCCTTCATGCTTCTGTTCAAAGATGCGATCCGACTGTTTGCAGCCTACAATGAGGGCATAATCAACCTGCTGG AAAAATACTTTGACATGAAGAAAGTCCAGTGCAAAGAAGGTCTTGACATCTATAAGAAATTCCTCACACGGATGACAAGAATCTCAGAGTTTCTCAAAGTTGCAGAG CAAGTGGGAATTGATCGAGGAGACATCCCAGATCTGTCTCAG GCCCCCAGCAGCCTGCTGGATGCCCTGGAGCAGCACTTGGCCTCTTTAGAAGGAAAGAAAGTGAAAGACTCGACAGCAGCCAGCAG GGCCAGCACCCTCTCCAACGCTGTCTCCTCTCTGGCCAACACCGGCATATCCTTCACCAAAGTGGACGAGAGGGAAAAACAGGCAGCCCTGGAGGAAGAGCAGGCTCGCCTAAAAGCTCTAAAA GAGCAGCGTCTGAAAGAACTCCAGAAGAATCCTGCCATGGCGACCACAGACTCCTCCCCTGTCTCTACGGTGGGTGGGACCATCAACTCAAATCCTGCCATCGACCTCTTCTCCACCCCTAGCTCCAATAACGG CACCTCCAAGGCAGCCAATGACCTGCTGGACCTGCAGCCAGCCTTCCAGCAGCCACTGCCTCTCTCCACAGCCAACACATGGGGAG ACTCCTTCTGTGGGCCAAACCCTTACACCACCACTCCTCTCTTCCAATCTGAGCCCCCTGCTGTAGCTGGTCTATTCAGAG GGTTTACAGCCTCCCCAACGCCCCAGCAGCCACAGAACTCTCGAGGCCTTAATGTCGACTTTGACTCTGTATTTGGCAACAACACCAACGCCAACAACCTGGATTCTACAG TGGCATCTTCACCCAATCAGGGCTTGACCCCCAACGGCCAGCAGCCCAACAAGCTGGTGTCCAATGACCTGGACTCCTCACTGGCCAATCTTGTAGGCA ATCTGGGAATTGGCAACGGCACAGCAAAGAA TGATCTTCACTGGAGTCAGCCCGGTGAGAAGAAGCTCACGGGTGGCACCAACTGGCAACCCAAAACGGCTCCTTCCACCACTTGGAACCCGGCAACCATG GCACCATCTGTCATGGCCTTCCCTGCAACCACACCGACAGGCATGATGGCATATGCGATG CCCCCACATATGGGCTCTATGATGATGTCGACACAGCCCACTATGATGTACACCCAGCCTGTGATGAGGCCGGCCAACCCCTTTGGTCCCGCCCCCGGTGCACAG